The Leptospira mtsangambouensis sequence CTTTTCACTCTTGCCAGGTTCTGACCCTCACAAATCTCTTGGTGTATTTTCTTGGAAATGTCCACAAAACATGCGTTCTCTGGAAGGAAAAGGGATGAACCTTGTCGATACAGCCTATTTTGAAGGATCCAGAATTTTAAAAGAAAAAGAAAGGCTACACCTTTGGGATTTTCCAGCAAACACAAGTTCTATGAATCAGGTTACTAACCTTTCCTGGTCTTGTAAATCGGATTCGGGGAATGTAGAAGAGATTCCTTTTTTAAAACTATTCCGCAGAATCGACTATCGAACAGTTCCTCGTATGGTTGTGTATACGGAACGTGTCATTGGGAAATCTTGGTCAGATTATTCTTGGCACTACCAATGGTTGCATTTTTGGTTTCGTTCTGGGACAAAAAAAATTGGATACATGCCAACACTACCTGTTTTAGATTCAGGTTCTGTCTCAGGTCTAGCAGACCCATCTAAATACCGAGAAGAGGGAGTTTGGATCCAGGCAACAGTCCAATAAAAGCGACATAATCATTGTAAAATCCTTTGGACGAAATCCCTAGATCCTGTTCATTTCTGGCAAAAATGAGCCAAAATGTAGGCGACACTGGGAGATCGGTCCAAAATACTTAATTCTATTCCTCATACCAATGGACCCTGATCATAATACTTTAGTGGTGTTCGAGTTTCTATGGAAATAATCGGCATCTTTCTCATCTTCCTCCTCGTCTTTGTCAATGGTTTCTTCGTCGCTGCCGAATTTGCCATGGTTTCCATCCGGCCTTCTCGTCTTGAGGAGCTTGTCAAAGAAAACAGAGCCATGGCTCTTCTTACTAAAAAAGCCGTCTCTAAAATCGACGATATGTTGTCGGTTTGCCAAGTCGGAATCACTGTCGCAAGCCTACTTCTCGGATGGATTGGAGAAGCTTTGTTTGCTAGTGTTGTTTCTGGTTTCCTTCATATGTTCCAAATTGAATTGGATCTTGTGACCATCCATAGCATCTCGATTGGAGTTTCCTTTACTCTCATTACCCTTTTGCATGTGATTTTGGGTGAGCTTGTTCCAAAAACCTTAGCCATCCAAAACACAGAGGCCATTGCACTCGGTGTTTCCGGTCCCATGTGGTTGTTTTATTATTTGTTCTTTCCTGTAACATTTGTGATGAATCGTTTGGCAGGAGGGATTCTTACACTCTTTCGTTTGCAACGAACTGGTGACAAATATGTTCATTCAGCAGAAGAGCTCATGATCATCATTGAGGAACAAAGAAAACAAGGTCGGATTGACAATGCAGAGATGCAACTCATCCAAAAGACTTTTGATTTTTCAGAACATACTGCTAAAGATGTAATGACACATAGGCTTTCGATCATTGGGATTTCACAAGAATCAACAATTGATAAAATGCTCCCACTCATCGCCGAACATAGTTTTTCAAGATATCCCGTTTATGACCAAACCTTAGATCGAATTGTTGGGATTGTTCACGTTCAAAAATATTTAAAATGGCAAGCTGCCCATCTTTCTGCCAAAGGCAAAAAAGAAAAAACCACAGTCATTATGGAAAAAGATTTTGTGAAAGTACCAGAATCTATGTCCATCGAACGAGTGATGACAAAACTCCGTGAGAAAAAACAACACATGGCAATTGTGATTGATGAATACGGTGGAGTTTCCGGCTTACTTACGTTAGAAGATATTATCGAAGAATTTTTTGGTGAAATTCGAGATGAAACCGACACCGATGAAGTGGATGTAACCTCGAAGAACAAAAAAACTAAAGCAATCACTCTTGATGGAGAAACGGAACTTTCTAGTTTGTCTGGAATTTTGGAAGGGGAAGAACCTTCTGATATGGAAGAGGTGCGAACCATTGCAGGTTACTTTATGGAAAAGAACGAAGATATGCCCAAAGAAGGTAGCATTGTTCAAATCAAAAAAGGAAGCCTGAAAGTAAAAAAAATGGAAGGAAATAAAATCATCTCCATTCTATTTACTCCTAAATTGGAAGAAGATAACGATTCCGAATTGGAACGTGAACTTTCCTACGAGGACAGATAAATGAAAGAAATTGTGATTGCTGTCTCTGGATCCATTGCTTCTTACAAGGCTTGTGATTTGGTAAGAGGACTTACCAAACAAGGATATCCAGTTCGTGTGATCATGACTTCCAATGCCACCAAATTTGTTGGGAAAATTACATTTGAAGCACTGACGGGAAAACCAGTCCGAGTGGATGAGTTTGATACAGGTATGGCTCATATCGAAATCAAAAACATTGCCTCAGTTTTTGCTGTGGTTCCTGCTTCGGCAAATATCATTGGAAAAATGGCAAATGGGATCGCCGATGATTTAGTCACTTCAACTTACTTAGCTTGCACCTCCCCCGTGTTAGTTGCTCCTTCTATGAATCCTGGAATGTATTTACACCCTGCTGTCCAAAGAAATTTAAAAACCCTAACATCGGATGGAGTGAACATCGTCTCTCCCGATAAAGGGATTGTGGTTTGTGGGGATGAGGGATACGGCAAACTGGCTACGGTTGAATCCATTATGGAACAAATCATCAAACTCCATATAGCCAATTCATGAATCTAAAATTCAAACGAGTCATCGTCACCTCTGGACCCACTCGGGAATGGATTGATCCAGTGCGTTATATTTCCAATGCTTCTTCGGGAAAGATGGGTTATGAAATTGCCACTTCCTTTTTGAAATATCCTGTGGAAGTTGTGTATATTCATGGCAATACCTTGGAACGTTATTCCCATGTTACAGGAGCCATTCGGAACATCGAAGTAGAAACCACAATCCAATTAAGAGATGCCGTTCTATCAGAAATCACAAACGATAGTTTGCTTGTGATGGCAGCTGCGCCCGCAGACTTTCGTCCGATTATGACTGCAGAACATAAAATCAAAAAAGAAAAAACTTCGGAAGGTACGAAGGGACTTCTTCTCGAGTTAGAAGAAAATCCTGATGTGTTACAACAAGTAACTGAGTATGTCGCAGAACATAAAATTTTAAATTCTCTGCGTGTCGGATTTGCGGCCGAAACCAGAGAATTGGAGCGACATGCTAAAGACAAACTGGTTCGAAAGGGTCTTACGTTTATTGTTGGAAATTATGTTGGCTCAGGAAAAGGTTTTGGTGAAGTCGATTCTACAGTTCGTATATTTGGTGTTAGTGGTTTAGAAAAAGAAATTGGGCCACTCCCCAAAGAGAAAATTGCAGAAGAACTAGTTTCCTTTTTAGTGTCCGTTTGATTTAGATCCAAACCCAAAAGCAAAATATCCTGCAAGAAGAATCAGTCCAAAACTAACGATATAGTTCCATTTGATTTTTTCTCCCAAAAAAACTGTAGCAAAGACTATAAATACAAAAATGGTCACCACTTCTTGGATGATCTTAAGTTGAAACCCTTCAAATTTATATACGGTATATCCAATGCGGTTGGCAGGGACCATCAGTACATATTCAAAAAAAGCAATCCCCCAAGAAAACAAAATGATATAAAACATATTGTTTGACTTTGCAAATTTTAAATGGCCATACCAAGCAAAGGTCATAAAGATATTGGATAGTACGAGTAAAAAGATGGTTAACATAAAGTTCTCTTATTTGTTATTTTTAAATGAAAAATGTATAAATGATTGATTAGATATTTTGGTAACTACAAACATAAACAAAATTTTTGTTTTGTTATGTATCCGGAAATACTTCCTTAAAAATTTCAGGAAGTATTTCGCCCGATTTTCCTCCAAAATGAAGTTGCATCGAAGGAGTGAGGCTTGTGGATTCTGGATTGATTTCGATCCCAAGGGCACCATTGCGGATCGCGGTAAGAGCCAAATTTGCTGGGACAGAAACATTGGCACTGGTTCCTATCACAAACACAACATGAGTTTGTTTACTTTGTTCCCAAGCTTTTGTCAATAACCGGTTATCATAACTTTCTCCAAACCATACAATGTCCGGTCGTAATAGGGATTCACAATTTGGACAATACTTTAGGCCTGGTTGGTAAATTCCGTTTTCCCCTAAGGCAAATTTCTCTCCACATCCCGTACATCTTGCACGAAAGATATTGCCATGAATTTCAAGGAGATTTTGACTACCAGCCCTCGGGTGGAGCCCATCCACATTTTGTGTGATCAGGTTCACAGTTTTAGAATGTAATTGCCATTTTGCGATTGTTAGGTGTCCATCATTGGGTTTTGCTTCGAAACAAATATTTCTTCTGTAATCATACCAATCCCATACCACCTCAGGATGAGAGGCGAAGGCTTCTGGAGTGGCAAGTTCTTCGGCTTTGAATTTTTTCCAGTACCCACCGTCCCCTCGAAAGGTCGGAATCCCACTTTCACTGGAGATACCTGCTCCCGTCAGAAACAAAACATTCTTTGCCGAACGAATTCTATGGATGAGATCGGGAGGAAGAAGACTCATTTATGGGATCATTCTAACAAATTGGGTAAAAAATTAAATCGGAAAAAAATCTAGAAAAAGAAAACTGGTAGTCAATGGCCAATCACTGGGAAGAAGTCCAAAAAAAAATAGATTCCATTCACGAGAAACAATTGTTCCGGGAGACCAAGGTTTACCAAGGAATCGATTTTTGTTCCAACGATTATATGGGACTTGCAACTAATCCAAGTATGTTGGAGTTTTTCCAATCAAAGAGAGAGATTTATCCATTTGGATCCACCGCTTCTCGTTTAGTCCGTGGGAATCGATCTTCGATGGACCAGTTTGAATCTGAGTTTGCTCAATTTGTGGAAGGCGAAGCGGCTCTTCTGGTATCTACAGGGTTTACTGCAAATTTTGGACTCATTGATTCCATTGCCGCTCCCGACTGTTATGTGTTTAGCGACCGACTCAACCACGCTTCTATTTTAGATGGAATCCGAATTTCCGGTGCAAAGAAAAAATACTACGATCACTTGGATTTAAACCATCTACGCACTTTATTGGAAAAGGTGAATTTGGAAGATCCAGATCAAAAGAAAAAACGAATCGTTGTGACTGAAACCTTATTCAGTATGGATGGCGATTCACCCGATTTAAAAACCTTACTTGAGTTAAAGAGGGAATTTGGATTTGTTTTGGTTTTAGATGAGGCTCATGCTTTGGGGATTTATGGTCCTTCCGGGAAAGGGCTTGTGTTCCGAGATTTAACTTTATCAGAAATTAAATCCATCGATTATCGGGTGTATACTTTGGGAAAATCTTTGGGGCTTGAAGGTGGGATCATCGTTACAAAAAAGATCGGCCGTGACCATTTGGTAAATGTTATGCGATCCTTCATTTTTTCGACAGCGCCCCTACCGATGATTTCGGAACTGGCTTCGTTTGCCTTATCATTTCTTGGTTCTATGGATAAAGAAAGAGTCGATTTACTTTCCTTAGCAAATGCTCTAAAAAATTCCCTAAAACAAAATGGATTTTCCATAACGGAATCTACTTCGCATATTGTCCCTCTCCTATTAGAAACAGAGAAAGAAGCTTTGTTTTATGCAAACAGTCTACAAGAAAGAGGTTTGGATGTTCGAGCCATCCGTCCACCCACAGTTCCAACACCTAGGTTACGCATTAGTTTGAACGCCAAATTAACGTTAAATGATATTCAGGTTTTGGTAGAGGAACTCGTCCGGGTTAGAGAAAAATGGAATTCCCTCTAACCGGCTAATGTTTTTTTTGTTTCGAAATTCGTTTTTTTTAAGTTTCTTCTTCGAATTTACGGATTTTGTTTTTGATTTGTTCTGTGGTGGATTTTAAGTCACTTGATGTTAGTTTTGCCTTTGTTTCTGTTTGGTCTTTTTTCTTTTTTGTTCCATATTTGTAGATTCCAAAAAGTCCAAGAACTCCAATGGCAAACAAGGTAAAGTTGATCCAGGTACCATCAGGTTGTGCAAGAATTTTTGGTCCAAATCCATAAACAATGGAATCCACCATCCCTTGGTTTCCACTTTCCTGAAACATCACAACAATCGGGTCTTGTAACACAGAAGTTCCAAATCCATTTTCCATTTTAGAAACGATTTCTTCTTCTTTCATCCCGTCTTTGATTCGGTTTTCAATAAAGGTTTTGAGATAACTGGACGCCGCACACATGTTAAACGAACAAGATTGGATGGGGAGACTTGGCAAACAAATACAACGAATTTGTTCTGTCACTTTTAGAAAAGTTTGGATCTGCGCTTCTTCTTTGAGGTTAGTAGTTGTTTTTTGTGCTAGAAGGAAACTAGGAAATAACAAACAAAATCCAAGGAACAAAAGTTTTGATTTTGTTTTGGAATGGAACCAAACATTTGAAAAATAGGATGTATCGTTTGCCAATTGGATTTTCTTTTGATCAGAAATCTTCATTTTTATCCTACCGTTTTCTTTTTGTTTTCGCCCGCAGGTAATAATAAGAATATTCCTGATAAAAAATA is a genomic window containing:
- a CDS encoding aminotransferase class I/II-fold pyridoxal phosphate-dependent enzyme, with the translated sequence MANHWEEVQKKIDSIHEKQLFRETKVYQGIDFCSNDYMGLATNPSMLEFFQSKREIYPFGSTASRLVRGNRSSMDQFESEFAQFVEGEAALLVSTGFTANFGLIDSIAAPDCYVFSDRLNHASILDGIRISGAKKKYYDHLDLNHLRTLLEKVNLEDPDQKKKRIVVTETLFSMDGDSPDLKTLLELKREFGFVLVLDEAHALGIYGPSGKGLVFRDLTLSEIKSIDYRVYTLGKSLGLEGGIIVTKKIGRDHLVNVMRSFIFSTAPLPMISELASFALSFLGSMDKERVDLLSLANALKNSLKQNGFSITESTSHIVPLLLETEKEALFYANSLQERGLDVRAIRPPTVPTPRLRISLNAKLTLNDIQVLVEELVRVREKWNSL
- a CDS encoding phosphopantothenoylcysteine decarboxylase; its protein translation is MNLKFKRVIVTSGPTREWIDPVRYISNASSGKMGYEIATSFLKYPVEVVYIHGNTLERYSHVTGAIRNIEVETTIQLRDAVLSEITNDSLLVMAAAPADFRPIMTAEHKIKKEKTSEGTKGLLLELEENPDVLQQVTEYVAEHKILNSLRVGFAAETRELERHAKDKLVRKGLTFIVGNYVGSGKGFGEVDSTVRIFGVSGLEKEIGPLPKEKIAEELVSFLVSV
- a CDS encoding SIR2 family NAD-dependent protein deacylase: MSLLPPDLIHRIRSAKNVLFLTGAGISSESGIPTFRGDGGYWKKFKAEELATPEAFASHPEVVWDWYDYRRNICFEAKPNDGHLTIAKWQLHSKTVNLITQNVDGLHPRAGSQNLLEIHGNIFRARCTGCGEKFALGENGIYQPGLKYCPNCESLLRPDIVWFGESYDNRLLTKAWEQSKQTHVVFVIGTSANVSVPANLALTAIRNGALGIEINPESTSLTPSMQLHFGGKSGEILPEIFKEVFPDT
- a CDS encoding DMT family protein; this translates as MLTIFLLVLSNIFMTFAWYGHLKFAKSNNMFYIILFSWGIAFFEYVLMVPANRIGYTVYKFEGFQLKIIQEVVTIFVFIVFATVFLGEKIKWNYIVSFGLILLAGYFAFGFGSKSNGH
- a CDS encoding hemolysin family protein, with translation MEIIGIFLIFLLVFVNGFFVAAEFAMVSIRPSRLEELVKENRAMALLTKKAVSKIDDMLSVCQVGITVASLLLGWIGEALFASVVSGFLHMFQIELDLVTIHSISIGVSFTLITLLHVILGELVPKTLAIQNTEAIALGVSGPMWLFYYLFFPVTFVMNRLAGGILTLFRLQRTGDKYVHSAEELMIIIEEQRKQGRIDNAEMQLIQKTFDFSEHTAKDVMTHRLSIIGISQESTIDKMLPLIAEHSFSRYPVYDQTLDRIVGIVHVQKYLKWQAAHLSAKGKKEKTTVIMEKDFVKVPESMSIERVMTKLREKKQHMAIVIDEYGGVSGLLTLEDIIEEFFGEIRDETDTDEVDVTSKNKKTKAITLDGETELSSLSGILEGEEPSDMEEVRTIAGYFMEKNEDMPKEGSIVQIKKGSLKVKKMEGNKIISILFTPKLEEDNDSELERELSYEDR
- a CDS encoding phosphopantothenoylcysteine decarboxylase encodes the protein MKEIVIAVSGSIASYKACDLVRGLTKQGYPVRVIMTSNATKFVGKITFEALTGKPVRVDEFDTGMAHIEIKNIASVFAVVPASANIIGKMANGIADDLVTSTYLACTSPVLVAPSMNPGMYLHPAVQRNLKTLTSDGVNIVSPDKGIVVCGDEGYGKLATVESIMEQIIKLHIANS
- a CDS encoding cytochrome c-type biogenesis protein CcmH, with amino-acid sequence MKISDQKKIQLANDTSYFSNVWFHSKTKSKLLFLGFCLLFPSFLLAQKTTTNLKEEAQIQTFLKVTEQIRCICLPSLPIQSCSFNMCAASSYLKTFIENRIKDGMKEEEIVSKMENGFGTSVLQDPIVVMFQESGNQGMVDSIVYGFGPKILAQPDGTWINFTLFAIGVLGLFGIYKYGTKKKKDQTETKAKLTSSDLKSTTEQIKNKIRKFEEET